The following coding sequences lie in one Capnocytophaga stomatis genomic window:
- a CDS encoding aminotransferase class V-fold PLP-dependent enzyme: protein MKSIQEIRKDFPILERKVNGKPLTYFDNAATSQTPVQVIDSIVNYYSFLNANIHRGVHTLSQEATDAYEKARIKLQKHFNAKKSSEIIFTSGATQAINLVANGYASILKEGDEIIVSASEHHSNIVPWQFACERSGATLKVIPMDKKGILDLEAFEKLLSNRTKLVCVQHVSNALGNIHPIEIIIRKAHEKGAVVLVDGAQSAPHIQADVQALDVDFYAVSAHKMYGPTGAGILYGKEALLNELPPYQGGGEMIKEVRFEGSTYADLPHKFEAGTPNICGGIAFGSAIDYIHELGVENIANYEHKLLEYATQKLKTVDGIEIYGNDDLTKRTAVISFNLKGIHPYDVGTILDKLGIAVRTGHHCAQPIMEFYNIPGTVRVSFAVYNTFEEIDAFVEGLKKAQMMLQ, encoded by the coding sequence ATGAAATCTATTCAAGAAATCCGAAAAGATTTTCCTATACTGGAACGAAAAGTAAATGGTAAACCTCTAACATATTTTGATAATGCAGCTACTTCACAAACACCTGTGCAAGTGATAGATAGCATTGTAAATTATTATTCTTTTTTGAACGCTAATATTCATCGCGGAGTACATACTCTCAGCCAAGAAGCTACCGATGCTTATGAAAAAGCTCGCATCAAATTGCAGAAACATTTCAATGCAAAAAAGTCATCTGAAATTATTTTTACTTCCGGAGCTACACAAGCTATCAATCTGGTAGCCAACGGATATGCTTCAATTTTGAAAGAAGGAGATGAAATTATTGTTTCGGCATCGGAGCATCATAGCAATATCGTTCCGTGGCAATTTGCTTGCGAGCGAAGTGGAGCAACTTTGAAGGTTATTCCGATGGATAAAAAAGGAATTTTAGACCTTGAGGCATTTGAGAAATTGTTGAGCAATAGAACAAAATTAGTGTGTGTGCAGCACGTTTCCAATGCGTTAGGGAATATTCATCCTATTGAAATTATCATCAGAAAAGCTCACGAAAAAGGAGCTGTTGTATTGGTAGATGGTGCTCAATCTGCTCCACACATTCAGGCTGATGTTCAGGCTCTTGATGTTGATTTTTACGCTGTATCTGCTCATAAAATGTATGGTCCTACGGGTGCGGGCATACTTTACGGAAAAGAAGCATTATTAAACGAACTTCCTCCGTATCAAGGTGGGGGAGAGATGATTAAAGAGGTTAGGTTTGAAGGTTCAACTTACGCCGATTTGCCACATAAATTTGAAGCAGGAACGCCCAATATTTGCGGAGGAATTGCTTTCGGGAGTGCGATAGATTACATTCACGAACTTGGAGTTGAAAATATAGCAAATTACGAACACAAATTGTTGGAATATGCCACTCAAAAACTCAAAACAGTTGATGGAATTGAAATTTACGGAAACGATGACCTTACTAAACGAACAGCAGTTATTTCATTCAATTTGAAAGGGATACATCCGTATGACGTAGGCACGATATTGGACAAATTAGGAATTGCCGTCAGAACGGGGCATCATTGTGCACAACCAATTATGGAATTTTATAACATTCCAGGAACTGTTCGAGTGAGTTTTGCAGTCTATAATACTTTCGAAGAAATAGATGCTTTTGTTGAAGGGCTTAAAAAAGCTCAAATGATGTTGCAATAA
- a CDS encoding formimidoylglutamase, with protein MPLFYLQPISDSITSQTYRQQQIGFQIKKYLLEDGLPDLEGVKIALFCIESHTRKMTDFRKKLYSLYVGNWNFTMADLGNLIESPSEKDTYFAIREMVSYLTKKGITSIVVGGEQHLTYALYRSFDDLEQMVNLVSVDAKFDFNDEEELFSENSYFSRILTETPNNLFDFTNLGYQSYYVAQEELDLLDKMCFDAHRLGNVVNDLPSIEPAMRDADLVSVDMTSVQARDINSETGYVNGFSNREICTISRYVGISNNVQVYGIFDIPQTELASELVAEMIWYFNEGYNFRIKELPIVNDDNYTKYIVPIDDVQIEFFKSNATGRWWMKPGSDKFSGHQNHLPLGLMPCNQKEYIEATQGTIPERWWKSYRKSMQ; from the coding sequence ATGCCATTATTTTATTTACAACCTATTTCAGATTCAATTACTTCGCAAACGTATAGACAGCAACAGATTGGTTTTCAGATAAAAAAATATCTTCTGGAAGATGGATTACCTGATTTGGAAGGAGTAAAAATAGCTCTTTTCTGCATTGAAAGCCACACCCGAAAAATGACAGATTTTCGGAAGAAATTGTATTCACTTTATGTAGGAAATTGGAATTTTACAATGGCAGATTTAGGAAATCTGATAGAAAGTCCGTCGGAAAAAGACACGTATTTTGCTATTAGAGAGATGGTTAGTTATCTGACAAAAAAAGGAATCACTTCAATTGTAGTTGGAGGCGAACAGCACTTGACATATGCTTTATACCGAAGTTTTGACGATTTGGAACAAATGGTAAATTTGGTGAGTGTCGATGCAAAATTTGATTTCAACGATGAAGAAGAACTTTTTTCCGAAAATTCTTATTTTAGCAGAATTTTAACTGAAACTCCAAATAACTTATTCGATTTCACTAATTTAGGGTATCAATCTTACTACGTGGCACAAGAAGAATTGGATTTGCTTGACAAAATGTGTTTCGATGCTCACCGATTAGGAAATGTAGTGAATGACCTCCCATCAATAGAACCTGCAATGCGTGATGCAGACCTTGTGAGCGTGGATATGACAAGCGTTCAGGCTCGTGATATTAATAGTGAAACGGGCTATGTAAACGGATTTTCGAATCGTGAAATTTGCACCATTTCTCGTTATGTAGGCATTAGTAACAACGTGCAAGTTTACGGAATTTTTGATATTCCACAAACAGAATTAGCCTCGGAATTAGTAGCTGAAATGATTTGGTACTTCAATGAAGGATACAACTTCAGAATCAAAGAATTACCCATCGTAAATGACGACAATTACACAAAATATATCGTCCCGATTGATGATGTTCAAATTGAATTTTTCAAAAGCAATGCCACTGGACGTTGGTGGATGAAACCCGGAAGCGATAAATTTTCAGGACATCAGAATCATTTGCCTTTGGGATTAATGCCTTGCAATCAAAAAGAATATATTGAGGCTACTCAAGGAACTATCCCTGAAAGATGGTGGAAATCTTACAGAAAATCAATGCAATAG
- a CDS encoding sensor histidine kinase: MFKKNSLRLRIFLSMTFLILIAFATIAVVMILQYQKQAVEYHDERLIDKESQIKTQIHYVLSQTTYPVETSYISLIFRESIYNIANILNVNFDLYDLNGNLLKSSRAVLGDNKDTLKISKDILQKLATDIDKRFSEHKELEGRGYQTSYGYVNDLQFKPIAILNIPYFENDTFNERALEGSLYNLSMVYFSLLVLALVLAYFISSYITKSLKTIEKRLERTRLLERNEKIILKSPSTEIGQLVGAYNSMIDEIENSKVLLAKSEREQAWREMAKQVAHEIKNPLTPMRLSVQSFQRKFGKQPENSEEVNEFCESMIQQIDILSNISTAFSALTNMPDKNDEYFNIIPIVKRTLDIFDSKYITFVCAEKEITVLFDKDQMGRVVTNLVKNALQATEGQLNRNILVSLTKSNNFVELSVSDNGVGISAENMDKIFEPKFTTKSTGSGLGLAMVKSIVSSYNGTISLTSKEGEGSTFTVRLKSEES; the protein is encoded by the coding sequence ATGTTTAAGAAAAATTCGCTTCGGTTACGTATCTTCTTGAGTATGACCTTTTTGATATTGATTGCTTTCGCTACGATTGCCGTGGTGATGATTCTTCAATATCAAAAGCAGGCGGTTGAGTACCACGATGAGCGACTAATTGACAAAGAAAGCCAAATTAAAACACAAATTCACTACGTTCTCTCACAAACTACATATCCGGTTGAAACTTCATATATTTCATTGATTTTCAGGGAATCAATATATAATATTGCTAATATTTTAAACGTAAATTTTGATTTATATGACCTAAACGGAAATCTTCTGAAAAGTTCGCGTGCGGTACTTGGCGATAACAAAGACACTTTGAAAATTTCAAAGGATATTTTGCAGAAACTCGCAACGGATATTGATAAGCGTTTTTCGGAACATAAAGAGCTGGAAGGCAGGGGCTATCAAACTTCGTATGGATATGTTAATGACTTGCAATTCAAGCCAATAGCTATTTTAAATATTCCTTATTTTGAAAATGATACATTCAATGAAAGAGCTTTGGAAGGGTCTTTATATAATCTTTCTATGGTGTATTTTTCATTGTTGGTTTTAGCATTGGTTTTGGCATATTTTATTTCTTCTTATATAACTAAGTCGTTGAAAACCATTGAGAAAAGGCTTGAGCGAACTCGGCTTTTGGAACGAAATGAAAAAATCATATTAAAATCACCAAGTACAGAAATAGGGCAATTAGTAGGGGCTTATAACAGTATGATTGACGAAATTGAAAACAGTAAAGTGCTGTTAGCCAAGTCCGAACGAGAGCAAGCGTGGCGGGAAATGGCAAAACAAGTGGCTCACGAAATAAAAAATCCGCTTACTCCAATGCGGCTTTCGGTACAAAGTTTTCAGCGGAAATTTGGAAAACAACCTGAAAATAGTGAAGAAGTAAATGAATTTTGCGAATCAATGATTCAACAGATTGATATTCTGAGTAATATATCAACGGCTTTTTCAGCTTTAACCAATATGCCGGATAAAAATGATGAATATTTCAATATCATCCCGATTGTTAAACGAACGCTGGATATTTTTGATTCTAAGTATATTACGTTCGTTTGTGCAGAAAAAGAAATCACCGTTTTATTTGATAAAGACCAAATGGGACGTGTTGTAACTAATTTGGTGAAAAATGCCTTGCAAGCAACTGAAGGACAGTTGAATAGAAACATTCTGGTTTCTTTGACCAAATCAAATAATTTTGTTGAATTATCCGTAAGTGATAACGGAGTTGGTATTTCTGCCGAAAATATGGACAAAATTTTTGAACCCAAATTTACTACAAAATCTACGGGAAGTGGTTTGGGGCTTGCAATGGTAAAAAGCATCGTTTCGTCCTATAACGGAACAATTTCCCTGACTTCCAAAGAAGGGGAGGGAAGCACATTTACTGTTCGATTGAAAAGTGAGGAAAGTTAG
- a CDS encoding SPOR domain-containing protein — protein sequence MVRLQIVLGFVFSFVVSSLYSQVTINQENNISELMELKKEVAKNESAYQIQIYNGNIAGANEALAKVKEQLKQYPSQLIFETPNYKIRIGSFRTRLEAEKHLVEVKKVYPAAFVMAPKK from the coding sequence ATGGTTCGTTTGCAAATTGTTTTAGGATTTGTTTTTTCGTTTGTGGTTTCTTCGTTGTATTCGCAAGTAACTATTAATCAGGAAAATAATATTTCTGAATTGATGGAACTAAAAAAAGAAGTTGCTAAAAATGAAAGTGCCTATCAGATACAAATTTATAACGGAAACATTGCAGGAGCTAACGAAGCTTTGGCAAAGGTCAAGGAACAATTAAAGCAATATCCTTCTCAGCTAATTTTTGAAACTCCAAATTACAAAATCCGAATTGGAAGTTTCAGAACCCGTCTTGAGGCTGAAAAACACTTAGTTGAAGTAAAAAAAGTATATCCGGCTGCTTTTGTAATGGCTCCTAAAAAATAG